Proteins encoded together in one Streptomyces sp. TLI_171 window:
- a CDS encoding ALF repeat-containing protein has product MSIRRSIAAAVFVAAVSAPTVLGATQAMADTAPSGPGRSQPDAPAPDTEPSGAPAGPSADEAAARARLEQLLTEPGHYAFYYEKVQEALAGPPAGWQIFLDTGLQGAILTDKRIRTTQIMSVSERHSALWQAAQDTLDDLSGASLDHFLTVTWPAAASTNRVRVSQLLEDPSIGRKVREAAEKAIDGTDLEVALFLQQLPALRLADDRIRVAQLIGAGGPEVREAGRAVLENGSAEAVREFLERGWSAAKAKDDAAQLPAPGATTTPVTTTPVTTTTTTAVTAAATTTQATAPELAATGADAPLGALTAGGAAAIALGAATVLVTRRRQQQS; this is encoded by the coding sequence TTGAGCATCCGTCGGTCGATAGCCGCTGCCGTTTTCGTCGCGGCCGTCTCCGCGCCCACCGTTCTCGGCGCCACCCAGGCGATGGCCGACACCGCCCCGAGCGGCCCGGGTCGGTCCCAGCCGGACGCGCCGGCCCCCGACACCGAGCCGTCCGGCGCTCCCGCCGGGCCGAGCGCGGACGAGGCGGCCGCCCGCGCCCGCTTGGAGCAGCTGCTCACCGAGCCGGGCCACTACGCGTTCTACTACGAGAAGGTCCAGGAGGCCCTGGCCGGCCCGCCGGCCGGTTGGCAGATCTTCCTCGACACCGGCCTGCAGGGCGCGATCCTCACCGACAAGCGCATCCGGACCACGCAGATCATGAGCGTCTCCGAGCGTCACAGCGCGCTCTGGCAGGCGGCGCAGGACACCCTCGACGACCTTTCGGGGGCCTCCCTCGACCACTTCCTCACCGTGACGTGGCCCGCCGCCGCGTCGACGAACCGGGTCAGGGTCTCGCAGCTGCTGGAGGACCCGAGCATCGGACGGAAGGTCCGGGAGGCGGCCGAGAAGGCCATCGACGGCACCGACCTGGAGGTCGCGCTGTTCCTGCAGCAGCTGCCCGCGCTCCGGCTGGCCGACGACCGGATCCGGGTCGCGCAGCTCATCGGGGCCGGCGGGCCGGAGGTCCGGGAGGCGGGCCGGGCCGTCCTGGAGAACGGAAGCGCGGAGGCGGTGCGCGAGTTCCTGGAGCGCGGCTGGTCCGCCGCCAAGGCGAAGGACGACGCCGCCCAGCTCCCCGCGCCGGGTGCGACCACCACCCCCGTCACCACCACCCCGGTCACCACCACCACGACCACGGCGGTCACCGCCGCCGCCACGACGACGCAGGCCACCGCCCCGGAGCTGGCGGCCACCGGCGCCGACGCCCCGCTCGGCGCCCTGACCGCCGGCGGCGCGGCCGCGATCGCGCTCGGCGCCGCCACCGTCCTGGTCACCCGCCGGCGGCAGCAGCAGTCCTGA